The following proteins come from a genomic window of Aequorivita marisscotiae:
- a CDS encoding tetratricopeptide repeat protein translates to MKQFLASLFIFLLCGSLSAQTEEISELESEIEKYIFKKPDSAKIYLYKLLAYSNQRPDTTVAETYSKLGITYNQLAVYDSATYYFEKGIKKSAGFPKIQAGIYSNNAINYRTSANYTESLAALEKAMELYQSIGDRIGEGVVYGEMASNFSYMAEKEKAITHLETAIEIFKEVNEPRLYILQQKLANAYYNNENYEFAVDLYEEVLPEFAKQKGPPYYFTLLAYAESLVKLGKIKEGEKRLMEAKDGLEAINNLEYMHVAWGKLGKIYKVTNRPVLASKAFASAFDYLLKIQSTRFMEIAREYLDFLNLQGDYNKGLEVIERVKNSTNNFQRTMNVQDEMNFLVSARETFRKKGLFKESLTLFDRIDFLKDSLKTAVDRVKIKQLEESYQNKIQRDKNIALEESNALLKKYNAKQHTTTILSWLLTILTLILSVVIYTYHKKRLSLQKVAVTNLEKANTILNEKRELEQELLAEKEKNLADKERELVAISLEVANIQKQIKDLIEASNKEEISDELSTQIINTLNQLNYWKHFKSKFIEVHPEFGYNLIEMFPSLSEDDIAFCSLLKLQLTDSEIASLMGVTEENVTATKYRIKSKMQLQDNDEDFEKLIREL, encoded by the coding sequence ATGAAACAATTTTTAGCCTCACTTTTTATATTTCTGCTTTGCGGTTCGCTCTCCGCCCAAACCGAAGAAATTTCCGAATTGGAATCGGAAATTGAAAAATATATCTTTAAAAAACCCGACTCCGCAAAAATTTATTTATATAAACTTTTGGCCTATTCCAACCAACGTCCGGACACCACAGTTGCTGAAACCTACAGTAAATTGGGCATTACCTACAATCAATTAGCGGTTTACGATTCGGCCACTTATTACTTTGAAAAAGGAATTAAAAAGTCTGCTGGTTTTCCGAAAATTCAAGCCGGCATTTATTCAAACAATGCGATAAATTACCGCACTTCTGCCAATTATACCGAGTCTTTGGCTGCCTTGGAAAAAGCTATGGAACTTTACCAAAGTATAGGCGACCGAATTGGCGAAGGCGTGGTTTACGGCGAAATGGCTTCTAATTTCAGCTATATGGCCGAAAAGGAAAAGGCAATTACCCACCTAGAAACAGCCATTGAAATATTTAAGGAAGTTAATGAACCCCGACTTTATATTTTACAGCAAAAATTGGCCAATGCCTACTACAACAATGAAAACTATGAATTTGCAGTAGATTTATACGAAGAAGTGTTGCCCGAATTTGCCAAACAAAAAGGACCTCCCTATTATTTTACCCTGCTTGCCTATGCTGAAAGTTTGGTTAAACTCGGAAAGATTAAAGAAGGCGAAAAGCGTTTGATGGAAGCCAAAGACGGCCTGGAGGCGATTAACAATTTAGAGTATATGCACGTGGCTTGGGGGAAATTGGGGAAAATTTACAAAGTAACCAATCGCCCTGTTTTAGCGTCTAAAGCCTTTGCTTCAGCTTTTGATTATCTCCTTAAAATCCAGTCCACCCGATTTATGGAAATTGCCCGGGAATACTTAGATTTCCTAAACCTTCAAGGCGATTACAATAAAGGCTTAGAGGTTATAGAACGTGTTAAAAATAGTACCAATAACTTCCAGCGTACTATGAACGTGCAAGATGAAATGAATTTTTTAGTCAGCGCCCGCGAAACATTTCGAAAAAAAGGACTGTTTAAAGAGTCGCTAACCCTCTTTGACCGAATTGACTTTTTAAAAGATTCATTAAAAACTGCCGTAGATAGAGTTAAAATAAAACAGCTCGAGGAATCCTACCAAAATAAAATCCAACGCGATAAAAATATTGCCCTTGAAGAAAGCAACGCGCTTTTAAAAAAATACAATGCAAAGCAGCATACCACAACTATTCTGAGTTGGCTCCTTACTATTTTAACACTTATACTCAGTGTAGTTATTTATACGTATCATAAAAAAAGACTCTCACTACAAAAAGTGGCCGTTACAAATTTGGAAAAGGCAAACACTATTTTAAATGAAAAACGGGAATTGGAGCAAGAACTTTTAGCCGAAAAAGAAAAAAACCTAGCCGATAAAGAACGGGAATTAGTGGCAATTTCTTTGGAAGTGGCAAACATACAAAAGCAGATAAAAGATTTAATTGAAGCCAGTAACAAAGAGGAAATCTCTGATGAATTATCAACGCAAATTATCAATACCTTAAACCAACTTAATTATTGGAAACATTTTAAATCGAAATTTATCGAGGTGCATCCCGAGTTTGGATATAACCTCATCGAAATGTTCCCAAGCTTATCTGAAGACGATATTGCTTTCTGCTCCCTGTTAAAACTGCAACTAACCGACTCCGAAATTGCATCGCTTATGGGCGTCACAGAAGAAAATGTTACCGCTACAAAGTACCGAATAAAGTCGAAAATGCAACTTCAAGACAACGATGAGGACTTTGAAAAGTTAATCCGTGAGTTGTAA
- the yaaA gene encoding peroxide stress protein YaaA, producing MKIVVSPAKTLDFESKLPTTRATQPKFLEEAELINNKLERKSKKAVAKLMDISDKLAELNYQRYKEFNTPFSKENARPAIYAFAGDVYTGLDAYTIPSQKIDLLQDSLRILSGMYGLLRPLDLIQPYRLEMGTKLSVNRKKDLYAFWKKSLTETLNNELEADELFLNLASVEYFKAIDSKKLKVPVIAPVFKDFKNGELKIISFFAKKARGSMARFAIDNAIKTADDLKAFDYDGYGYSEEYTENANEPVFIR from the coding sequence ATGAAAATAGTAGTTTCCCCAGCCAAAACCTTGGATTTTGAATCAAAACTTCCCACCACTCGCGCTACCCAACCCAAATTTTTGGAGGAAGCCGAATTAATCAATAACAAACTGGAACGCAAAAGCAAAAAGGCAGTTGCAAAGTTGATGGATATCAGTGATAAATTGGCCGAACTCAATTACCAGCGGTACAAGGAATTTAATACTCCATTTAGCAAAGAAAACGCCCGCCCTGCGATTTACGCCTTTGCTGGCGACGTATATACCGGTTTAGATGCATATACTATTCCTTCCCAAAAAATAGATCTTTTGCAGGATTCCCTTCGCATACTTTCGGGCATGTACGGTTTGTTGCGACCTTTAGATTTAATACAGCCCTACCGATTGGAAATGGGCACCAAACTCTCCGTAAACCGCAAAAAGGATTTATACGCCTTTTGGAAAAAATCCCTTACCGAAACTTTAAATAACGAATTGGAAGCTGATGAGCTTTTCTTAAACCTCGCCAGCGTAGAATACTTTAAGGCAATTGATTCAAAAAAACTAAAAGTGCCGGTTATTGCTCCGGTGTTTAAGGATTTTAAAAATGGGGAGCTTAAAATAATTTCCTTTTTCGCCAAAAAGGCGAGAGGAAGTATGGCGCGTTTCGCCATAGACAACGCTATAAAAACTGCAGACGATTTAAAGGCGTTCGATTATGATGGCTACGGATATAGCGAGGAATATACCGAAAACGCCAATGAGCCGGTATTTATTCGTTAA
- a CDS encoding DUF3037 domain-containing protein — MPGKHLYEYAVIRLVPRVEREEFLNVGIVLFCKGAKYLNCKYQINAEKLKLFPCELEVEDFEKNLLAFQKICLGFKEGGPVAQWETPDRFRWLTAQRSASIQTSRPHSGFSDDLDATLERLFEELVL, encoded by the coding sequence ATGCCCGGGAAACACTTGTATGAATATGCGGTAATTCGTTTGGTGCCACGCGTTGAGCGCGAGGAATTTCTAAATGTGGGGATTGTTCTCTTCTGTAAGGGCGCCAAATATTTAAACTGTAAATATCAAATTAACGCCGAAAAACTAAAGCTTTTTCCCTGCGAACTGGAAGTGGAAGATTTTGAAAAAAACCTCCTTGCCTTTCAAAAAATCTGTTTGGGATTTAAAGAAGGAGGGCCGGTGGCACAATGGGAAACGCCAGATAGGTTCCGATGGTTAACAGCCCAACGCAGTGCTTCTATTCAAACTTCGCGACCGCACAGCGGCTTTAGCGATGATTTGGACGCTACTTTGGAAAGACTCTTTGAAGAATTGGTGCTTTAA
- a CDS encoding PH domain-containing protein translates to MSLFNNILGNASEVSSEKLNEKYRRLLIEGEVVELGFKLFRDVFMFTNKRLILIDVQGITGSKAEYKCLPYKHISRFSLETAGTFDLDAELKIWISSEDTPTVSKKFNKSIDIYEVQKYLASKVL, encoded by the coding sequence ATGAGTTTATTCAACAATATATTAGGAAATGCCAGCGAAGTATCCTCAGAAAAATTAAACGAAAAATACCGCCGTCTTTTAATTGAAGGGGAAGTAGTAGAATTGGGTTTTAAGCTTTTTCGCGATGTGTTTATGTTTACCAATAAACGCTTAATTTTAATAGACGTTCAGGGAATAACGGGCAGCAAGGCCGAATATAAATGCTTGCCCTACAAACATATTTCGCGCTTTTCACTGGAAACTGCTGGCACTTTTGATTTGGATGCCGAACTAAAAATTTGGATTAGCAGTGAAGACACGCCAACGGTGAGTAAAAAATTCAACAAAAGCATTGATATTTACGAAGTGCAGAAATATTTGGCTTCTAAAGTTTTGTAG
- a CDS encoding DUF3124 domain-containing protein: protein MKRLFKIFGAAAFVFLLGIGLGCEESKEISTYNYNHWEDHYVTSEDFLSTQDSLTAGKTYLSIYSHIYSISMKQSQSLTAMVSLRNVSDTDTIYISKADYYNTKGELIRNYFKQPIYLNPLETVEIVIDERDNHGGSGANFIFKWTTKATTPEPYFEAIMTSLRSSQGLSFTTVGRRME, encoded by the coding sequence GTGAAAAGACTGTTTAAAATATTTGGAGCTGCGGCTTTTGTTTTCCTTTTGGGAATAGGTTTAGGGTGCGAAGAATCTAAAGAAATTAGTACCTACAATTATAATCATTGGGAAGATCACTATGTGACTTCCGAAGACTTTCTTTCTACACAAGATTCGCTGACGGCGGGAAAAACCTATTTGAGCATTTACTCACATATTTACAGTATTTCGATGAAGCAATCGCAGAGTTTAACTGCTATGGTTAGCCTTCGGAATGTGAGCGACACCGATACGATTTATATTTCAAAAGCTGATTATTACAACACTAAAGGGGAATTAATTCGAAATTATTTTAAACAGCCTATTTATTTAAATCCATTGGAAACCGTGGAAATTGTAATAGACGAAAGGGATAACCACGGCGGCAGCGGTGCCAATTTTATTTTTAAATGGACAACCAAAGCCACGACCCCCGAACCGTATTTTGAAGCAATTATGACGTCGTTGCGCAGTTCGCAGGGATTGAGTTTTACTACTGTGGGGAGAAGGATGGAGTGA
- a CDS encoding exopolysaccharide transport family protein translates to MNEEFEKNENQVTFDFKGFLLRLLHHWPLFLVSYFIAFGIAYYINVRKLPIYIMENTISIKDDQNPFFTSTTSLTFNWGGTTDKVNTAVISLKSRSHNEKVVERLQYYTTYLRDGKYQQVNAYKQTPFMVEVDASKPQMLNEQIKVVFKDSVNFDLSFAFENGKTVSLQNYTTKEISTLFIDAGKFSQSFKIGEQINLPFFSGTFVANPEVVSQPGTPYYIVFKNFDGVVQRYAGIRVDAESKGSSVLNMRLTGNNKAELVDYLNTSVQVLSENMLDRKNLFATKTIKFIDSSLAIKSAELSTVEDELNKFKNKNAIFDLESEGTEINSKLNELDLRKEAASRELNYYNTLENYLTNRTDYRDVPAPSVAGISEASVVSGVGKIIALAEQRNKLQYSYKEGAPIFNDIDRQINAVKSVLLENIRSSKSLKNQELSSINRDIAKYEAEIRKLPKEQQGLLNIERRYNLSQGAYNLFLEKRSEAGLVKAANVSDVMVIDSAKDTGGGQIGPNTQLNYMMAALLGGLLPFLFVFLRVFFDTKISKVKDLERITPIPLLGIIGKSPIDNNLVVLQKPKSAIAEGFRALRSSLQFIYKKQGITGSKTVLVTSSVSGEGKTFCSINLASVFALSEKKTVLVGLDLRKPKIFGDFNINNEIGVVNFLINETAIDTIIQKTEIEHLDVITSGPVPPNPSELLISEKLDELIDKLKERYDYIILDSPPLGIVSDSLELMKHVDATLYMARFNYTHKNMFAFVNEKYKTGEVKHISIVLNDYIEKSGRVYGYGYGYGYGYGYGYGTYGNYGSGYHDKVKPSSLLHRILRVFRKK, encoded by the coding sequence ATGAACGAAGAATTCGAAAAAAATGAAAACCAGGTTACCTTTGATTTTAAAGGTTTTCTCTTGCGGCTTTTGCACCATTGGCCGTTGTTTTTGGTTTCATATTTTATCGCTTTCGGAATAGCGTACTACATAAACGTTCGCAAGCTGCCTATTTATATAATGGAGAATACAATCTCCATAAAAGATGATCAAAATCCGTTTTTCACCAGTACTACCAGTCTTACTTTTAACTGGGGCGGAACCACCGATAAAGTTAATACAGCGGTTATTTCGTTAAAGTCGCGATCGCATAACGAAAAGGTAGTAGAGCGATTGCAGTACTATACCACCTATTTGCGCGACGGAAAATACCAGCAGGTAAACGCCTACAAACAAACTCCTTTTATGGTAGAAGTTGACGCTTCGAAACCCCAAATGCTCAATGAGCAAATAAAAGTTGTTTTTAAGGATTCTGTAAATTTCGACTTAAGCTTTGCTTTTGAAAATGGAAAGACCGTTAGCTTACAAAACTATACCACCAAAGAAATCAGCACCCTTTTTATTGACGCGGGCAAATTTTCACAATCGTTTAAAATTGGGGAGCAAATTAACCTGCCTTTTTTTAGCGGCACCTTTGTTGCAAATCCCGAGGTGGTGTCGCAGCCCGGAACGCCTTACTATATTGTTTTTAAAAACTTTGATGGCGTAGTACAGCGTTATGCCGGAATTCGGGTTGATGCCGAGAGCAAAGGGTCTTCTGTTTTAAACATGCGGCTCACGGGCAATAATAAGGCCGAATTGGTAGATTATTTAAACACTTCGGTGCAGGTTTTAAGTGAAAATATGCTGGATCGCAAAAACCTTTTCGCTACCAAAACAATCAAGTTTATAGACAGTAGCCTAGCGATTAAATCGGCCGAACTTTCTACGGTTGAAGACGAGCTGAATAAATTTAAGAACAAAAATGCAATTTTTGATCTTGAAAGCGAAGGAACCGAAATAAATAGCAAACTAAACGAATTGGACCTTCGGAAAGAGGCTGCAAGTCGCGAATTGAATTACTACAACACCCTGGAAAATTATCTCACCAACCGCACAGATTACAGAGATGTGCCGGCGCCATCGGTTGCAGGTATTTCGGAAGCAAGTGTGGTAAGCGGGGTTGGCAAAATAATTGCGCTTGCCGAGCAGCGCAACAAACTTCAGTATTCGTACAAGGAAGGTGCGCCTATCTTTAACGATATAGACCGACAGATTAATGCGGTAAAATCTGTATTGTTAGAAAATATTCGTTCCTCTAAAAGCTTAAAAAATCAGGAGCTCTCATCCATTAATCGCGATATTGCTAAATACGAAGCCGAAATCAGAAAACTTCCAAAGGAACAACAGGGGCTTTTAAATATTGAAAGACGCTATAATTTAAGTCAGGGGGCTTACAATTTATTTTTGGAAAAACGCAGTGAAGCCGGATTGGTAAAAGCCGCCAACGTAAGCGACGTGATGGTAATAGACTCTGCAAAAGACACCGGCGGCGGACAAATAGGCCCGAATACACAGTTAAACTATATGATGGCTGCGCTGCTGGGCGGGTTATTGCCGTTTTTATTTGTGTTTTTGCGGGTGTTTTTTGATACCAAAATAAGTAAAGTGAAGGATTTGGAGCGAATCACCCCCATTCCGTTGTTGGGCATAATTGGGAAAAGCCCTATTGACAATAACTTAGTTGTGCTCCAAAAACCGAAATCCGCAATAGCCGAAGGGTTTAGGGCCTTGCGTTCCAGTTTGCAATTTATTTATAAAAAGCAGGGTATTACAGGATCTAAAACGGTTTTGGTAACCAGTTCGGTGAGTGGGGAGGGTAAAACATTTTGCTCCATTAATCTCGCATCGGTTTTTGCGTTAAGCGAAAAGAAAACCGTTTTGGTGGGGCTCGATCTTCGAAAGCCGAAGATCTTTGGCGATTTTAATATCAATAATGAAATAGGGGTAGTGAATTTTCTTATAAATGAAACTGCCATAGACACGATAATTCAAAAAACGGAAATTGAACATTTAGATGTAATTACTTCTGGTCCGGTGCCGCCAAACCCTTCCGAATTATTGATTAGTGAAAAGCTCGATGAGCTTATTGATAAATTAAAGGAGCGCTACGACTATATCATATTGGATTCCCCTCCTTTGGGAATTGTTTCCGATTCGTTGGAACTGATGAAACACGTTGATGCCACCCTTTATATGGCGCGTTTTAACTATACCCACAAAAATATGTTTGCCTTCGTAAATGAGAAGTATAAAACGGGAGAAGTAAAACATATAAGTATTGTACTAAACGATTATATTGAAAAATCTGGCCGCGTTTATGGCTACGGCTACGGTTATGGCTACGGCTACGGTTATGGCTATGGCACCTATGGCAATTACGGCAGTGGCTACCACGATAAAGTAAAGCCAAGTTCGCTGTTGCACAGAATTTTGCGGGTTTTTAGGAAGAAGTAA
- a CDS encoding potassium/proton antiporter gives MNLTIENILLVGSILLFISIIAGKTSYKFGVPTLVLFLGIGMLAGEDGIGISFNDPQIAQLIGIISLNFILFSGGLDTDWKAVKPIMKEGFALSTLGVFLTAIGLGTFVYYVTDFTIYESLLLGSIVSSTDAAAVFSILRSKNLALRANLRPTLEMESGSNDPMAYVLTIAFLGLVVNQDKGLAAMIPLFFQQMIIGTVAGFGFGKISKIVINRIKLDFEGLYPVLVIALMFITFSVTDFVGGNGFLAIYICAVFLGNQYLIHKKTILRMYDGLAWLMQIVLFLTLGLLVFPSQIVPVIGIGLIISLFLIFVARPAAVFISLIPFKMKLRRRFYISWVGLRGAVPIVFATYPLLAGIDKANMMFNIVFFISLTSILIQGTTLSVVAKWLNVSIPSEEKIRTPSERFLEEHPKTEMREIGISNGNKVVGKQIVDIEFPKTAIIAMIKRNEKYITPNGSTVINADDVLIVLSENKKGIKKVFKALNIQQFSAA, from the coding sequence TTGAATCTAACCATAGAAAACATTTTATTAGTTGGCTCTATCTTACTTTTTATAAGTATTATAGCGGGAAAAACATCCTATAAATTTGGCGTGCCAACCTTGGTGCTTTTCTTAGGCATTGGTATGCTGGCGGGCGAAGATGGTATAGGTATAAGTTTTAACGATCCGCAAATAGCCCAATTAATTGGTATAATTTCATTAAACTTTATTCTCTTTTCCGGGGGGTTGGATACAGACTGGAAAGCAGTAAAACCCATTATGAAGGAAGGGTTTGCGCTCTCTACCTTGGGGGTATTTTTAACCGCCATTGGCTTGGGAACCTTTGTTTATTATGTAACCGATTTTACCATTTACGAAAGTTTGCTGTTGGGAAGTATCGTTTCTTCTACAGATGCGGCTGCCGTGTTTTCAATTCTGCGCTCCAAAAATTTGGCGCTCCGTGCTAATTTACGGCCTACGCTGGAGATGGAAAGCGGGAGTAACGACCCGATGGCTTATGTGCTAACCATCGCTTTTTTGGGATTGGTGGTAAATCAGGACAAGGGACTGGCAGCGATGATTCCGTTATTTTTTCAGCAAATGATAATCGGAACCGTAGCTGGATTTGGATTTGGGAAAATTAGCAAAATTGTAATTAACCGAATAAAACTAGATTTTGAAGGCCTATATCCCGTCTTGGTAATTGCCTTGATGTTTATAACATTTTCCGTAACCGATTTTGTGGGTGGAAACGGCTTTTTGGCCATTTATATCTGTGCCGTATTTTTAGGAAATCAATATTTAATTCACAAAAAAACCATCCTTAGAATGTACGATGGTTTAGCGTGGCTTATGCAGATTGTACTTTTTCTAACCTTGGGACTTTTGGTGTTTCCGTCGCAGATTGTACCGGTGATTGGCATAGGGCTAATTATTTCGTTGTTTTTAATATTTGTGGCGCGACCGGCGGCTGTATTTATTAGTTTAATTCCCTTTAAGATGAAGTTGCGCAGACGGTTTTATATATCGTGGGTTGGTTTGCGTGGCGCCGTGCCCATTGTATTTGCAACCTACCCACTCTTGGCGGGAATAGACAAGGCGAATATGATGTTTAATATTGTTTTTTTTATTTCGCTTACCTCTATTTTAATTCAGGGCACAACCCTTTCGGTAGTGGCAAAATGGTTAAACGTGAGTATTCCGAGTGAAGAAAAAATTAGAACCCCCTCCGAACGATTTTTAGAAGAACACCCCAAAACCGAGATGCGGGAGATAGGTATTTCAAACGGAAATAAAGTTGTGGGCAAACAAATTGTAGATATTGAATTCCCCAAAACCGCCATTATCGCAATGATAAAAAGGAATGAAAAATACATCACCCCCAATGGCAGCACCGTGATAAATGCCGACGATGTGCTAATTGTACTTTCAGAAAACAAAAAGGGAATCAAAAAAGTTTTTAAGGCTTTAAACATTCAACAGTTTTCTGCGGCTTAA
- a CDS encoding HipA family kinase, which yields MTANKIELRSVNVTRYITPLREGGSLPALAEADDDFKYVLKFKGAGHGVKALIAELLGGEIARTLGLKVPELVFARLDEAFGRSEGDEEIQDLLKGSQGLNLALHFLSGALTFDPVVTQVDPTLASKIVWLDAYTTNIDRTVKNTNMLIWHKELWLIDHGATFYFHHAWDNWEKAAMSPFPYVKDHVLLPQAALVEEINDEMIALLPDEKLREITNLIPAEWLSWEGTNTNADAIREVYFQFLVQRRNNANNFVKQIQHARETLV from the coding sequence ATGACAGCAAACAAAATAGAACTGCGCTCCGTAAACGTAACGCGCTATATAACGCCACTTCGCGAAGGAGGCTCCCTGCCTGCCTTGGCCGAAGCCGACGACGATTTTAAATACGTTTTAAAATTTAAAGGCGCTGGCCACGGAGTAAAAGCGTTAATTGCCGAATTATTGGGCGGCGAAATTGCGCGGACCTTAGGCCTAAAAGTTCCCGAGTTGGTTTTTGCCAGGCTGGACGAAGCCTTTGGCCGCAGTGAAGGCGATGAAGAAATTCAAGATTTATTAAAAGGTAGCCAAGGCCTAAACCTCGCCCTGCATTTTCTCTCTGGCGCGCTTACTTTTGATCCTGTTGTAACCCAAGTAGATCCTACCCTGGCCTCAAAAATTGTGTGGTTAGACGCCTATACCACTAATATAGATCGCACCGTAAAAAACACAAATATGCTTATTTGGCATAAAGAATTATGGTTGATAGACCACGGCGCAACGTTTTACTTTCACCACGCTTGGGATAACTGGGAGAAAGCTGCAATGAGCCCGTTTCCTTATGTTAAGGATCACGTGCTGTTGCCGCAAGCAGCTTTAGTTGAAGAAATAAACGACGAAATGATCGCCCTGCTCCCCGATGAAAAATTGCGCGAAATAACCAACCTCATCCCTGCCGAATGGCTTTCTTGGGAAGGCACCAACACAAATGCCGACGCAATTAGGGAAGTGTATTTTCAGTTTTTGGTACAACGCAGAAATAATGCAAACAACTTTGTAAAACAGATTCAACATGCCCGGGAAACACTTGTATGA
- a CDS encoding polysaccharide biosynthesis/export family protein — MKFTSLLLFLIVAASFTSCVTTKQLTYLQENTSGTDTLALLRKKQEPYRLQINDLLSIRVKALDQETVGIFNPINDENPNVTGEERLYYDGFKVDDHGNIRIPSLGLINVLGYTVDEVREMLEERLLRDYFKAEANVFVTVKLAGIRYTINGEINSPGSNIIYRDQVSIMEAIANSGDITLTGDRSDVVIIRQYPAGQKVHHIDLTKLDAMNSPYYYIKPNDLILINPLPQKALGTGTTGLQSFTTIISITTALVTTILLFTRL; from the coding sequence ATGAAATTTACGTCCCTACTGTTGTTTTTGATTGTTGCAGCAAGTTTCACTTCTTGCGTAACCACCAAACAGCTTACTTATTTGCAGGAAAATACCAGTGGCACCGATACGTTGGCGCTTTTGCGCAAAAAGCAGGAGCCCTACCGACTTCAAATAAACGACCTTTTAAGTATTCGCGTTAAGGCCTTAGATCAGGAAACCGTGGGCATCTTTAACCCCATTAACGACGAGAATCCAAATGTTACAGGCGAAGAACGTCTGTACTACGACGGATTTAAGGTTGACGATCACGGCAACATTCGCATTCCAAGTTTGGGGCTGATAAACGTTTTGGGCTACACGGTAGATGAAGTTCGGGAAATGCTGGAAGAACGTTTGCTGCGCGATTATTTTAAAGCTGAAGCCAATGTATTTGTCACCGTAAAACTCGCCGGAATCCGTTACACTATCAACGGTGAAATTAACAGTCCGGGCTCCAATATTATTTATCGCGACCAAGTAAGCATTATGGAAGCTATTGCCAATAGTGGCGATATAACCTTAACCGGAGATCGTAGCGATGTAGTTATTATTAGGCAATATCCCGCAGGGCAAAAGGTGCACCACATAGACCTCACAAAGTTAGATGCTATGAATTCGCCGTACTATTACATAAAACCAAACGATTTAATTTTAATAAATCCGTTGCCACAAAAGGCGCTGGGTACGGGTACAACCGGGTTGCAGTCTTTTACCACAATTATTTCAATTACAACAGCGTTGGTTACAACCATTTTGTTGTTTACCCGATTATAA
- a CDS encoding ABC transporter permease → MTSRENDTWLYEISSKRKALDLNLKEVWRYRDLLILFVKRDITTVYKQTILGPLWYFIQPLFTSVIFTLVFNNLGSISTGAIPPFLFNLAGITAWNYFKECLTGTSNTFTKNQNIFGKVYFPRVIMPMSVTISNLVKFGIQLLIFIAFYCYFVLSGFDLQPNIFLGLFPIYILMMALLGLGLGMIISSLTTKYRDLNVLVGFAVSLLMYVSAVPYPLAEAKEKLPSYIANFVAYNPLTQIIEGFRFMLLDTGSFSWIGFVYTLAVSLGIFLLGLIIFNRTEKSFIDTV, encoded by the coding sequence TTGACTTCTCGAGAAAACGACACCTGGCTCTACGAAATTTCATCCAAACGAAAAGCGCTCGACCTTAATTTAAAGGAAGTTTGGCGCTATCGCGATTTGCTTATTCTCTTTGTAAAAAGGGATATAACTACAGTGTATAAGCAAACTATTTTGGGGCCGCTGTGGTATTTTATTCAGCCGTTATTCACCTCGGTTATTTTTACGTTGGTGTTTAATAATTTGGGAAGTATTAGTACGGGTGCTATTCCGCCATTTTTGTTTAATTTGGCCGGTATTACTGCGTGGAATTATTTTAAAGAATGTCTTACGGGCACTTCGAATACATTTACCAAAAACCAAAATATTTTTGGAAAAGTGTATTTCCCAAGGGTAATTATGCCAATGTCGGTAACTATTAGTAATCTGGTAAAATTTGGAATTCAACTGCTTATTTTTATTGCTTTTTATTGCTATTTTGTGCTAAGCGGATTTGATTTACAGCCCAATATTTTTCTAGGTCTTTTTCCTATTTATATTTTAATGATGGCTTTGCTAGGGTTGGGCTTGGGAATGATAATTTCATCACTTACAACTAAGTACCGCGACTTAAACGTGCTTGTGGGCTTTGCCGTGTCACTGTTAATGTATGTTTCTGCAGTGCCATACCCCTTAGCCGAGGCAAAAGAAAAATTACCGAGCTATATAGCCAACTTTGTGGCATACAACCCGTTGACGCAAATTATTGAAGGGTTCCGCTTTATGCTACTCGATACTGGCAGCTTTAGCTGGATTGGCTTTGTGTACACTTTGGCGGTGAGTCTTGGTATATTTTTATTGGGATTAATAATTTTTAACAGAACCGAAAAAAGTTTTATTGATACGGTGTAA